The following proteins come from a genomic window of Methylorubrum populi:
- a CDS encoding helix-turn-helix domain-containing protein: MPPTDPVRRVVRFPDVARELGVSPTTLRQICKRGEGPPLLRLSERCFGVRRGDLDAWIETRKVGGP, encoded by the coding sequence ATGCCGCCGACCGATCCCGTCCGGAGGGTCGTCCGCTTCCCCGACGTCGCCCGCGAACTCGGTGTCTCGCCGACCACGCTCCGCCAGATCTGCAAGAGGGGCGAAGGGCCGCCCCTACTTCGTCTCAGCGAGCGGTGCTTCGGCGTCCGGCGGGGCGATCTTGATGCTTGGATCGAGACCCGCAAGGTGGGCGGCCCATAG